A single genomic interval of Camelina sativa cultivar DH55 chromosome 11, Cs, whole genome shotgun sequence harbors:
- the LOC104725101 gene encoding proteinase inhibitor-like, whose amino-acid sequence MSDVCPDTAGEGMKSSWPELVGKRGEEAKEIIDIENTKVTAEIISENAIVLAVVVCDRVYVRVNDHGIVTQIPFVG is encoded by the exons aTGTCAGACGTATGCCCAG ATACTGCAGGAGAAGGGATGAAGAGCTCATGGCCTGAATTGGTAgggaaaagaggagaagaagccaAAGAGATCATCGATATAGAGAACACTAAAGTGACGGCTGAGATTATTTCTGAAAATGCAATTGTTTTGGCCGTTGTGGTTTGCGACAGGGTTTATGTTCGTGTCAATGACCACGGCATCGTCACACAAATCCCTTTCGTTGGTTAA
- the LOC104725103 gene encoding inhibitor of trypsin and hageman factor, with protein sequence MTSICEDPGKSSWPELMGTKGEYAKEVIERENPKMKAVIILDGTAVPEIFICSRVYVWVNDCGVVVQIPIIG encoded by the exons ATGACAAGCATATGTGAAG ATCCAGGTAAAAGCTCGTGGCCAGAGCTGATGGGAACAAAAGGAGAATATGCAAAAGAAGTGATCGAAAGAGAGAACCCCAAAATGAAAGCAGTTATCATTTTGGATGGAACAGCTGTTCCTGAGATCTTTATTTGCTCTCGTGTTTATGTTTGGGTCAACGATTGCGGAGTCGTTGTTCAAATTCCCATAATCggttga
- the LOC104725104 gene encoding proteinase inhibitor-like, with translation MKSSWPELVGRRGEEAKEIIDRENTKVTAMIISENAVVLTVVVCDRVYVRVNDHGIVTKTPVVGQFNDTCV, from the coding sequence ATGAAGAGCTCATGGCCTGAATTGGTggggagaagaggagaagaagcaaaagagatcATCGATAGAGAGAACACCAAAGTGACGGCTATGATTATATCTGAAAATGCGGTTGTTTTGACCGTTGTGGTATGCGATAGGGTTTATGTTCGTGTCAATGACCACGGCATTGTCACAAAAACCCCGGTCGTTGGGCAATTTAATGATACATGTGTGTAA
- the LOC104725105 gene encoding zinc finger protein 8-like, whose amino-acid sequence MDCERSSSSTSSETSRAVRHRHTASSSVSNVTRRMYECTFCKRGFTNAQALGGHMNIHRRDRLNKAKVTNDADLALSQTHRCFHVSSDRGGYEHADSVVMRTTTSNYMQHLRIGSMAARREHVVVEGDEIDLELRLGL is encoded by the coding sequence atggaCTGTGAGAGATCATCGTCGTCTACGTCATCAGAAACCAGCAGAGCTGTTCGGCACCGTCACACGGCGTCGTCTTCGGTCTCCAACGTGACGAGACGAATGTACGAGTGCactttctgcaaaagaggtTTCACGAACGCACAAGCTTTAGGTGGTCACATGAACATCCATCGACGTGACCGTCTCAACAAGGCCAAGGTGACAAACGATGCTGACCTGGCACTCTCACAAACTCATAGATGTTTCCACGTGTCGTCTGATCGCGGTGGCTACGAGCATGCAGATTCCGTCGTGATGAGGACGACCACTTCGAACTACATGCAACACTTACGAATCGGCTCGATGGCTGCAAGGAGAGAACACGTCGTCGTTGAAGGAGATGAAATCGATTTGGAGCTGCGTCTTGGCTTATGA
- the LOC104725106 gene encoding putative SWI/SNF-related matrix-associated actin-dependent regulator of chromatin subfamily A member 3-like 3, translating into MEWSNWAVCLLRSGKVKMLGRCVAAPAMLTMMQEIMLYVSFYIHSSIFTDVSKSTWRIGSSPNIDSTLHPLLQLFKHLTIKPYQKAEFTPEELNSRKRSLNLENDFDERAALLAIAKRRKGCPQSLEQNKDEEDAPESYMNRIVGAVDSYNLEEMEAPSPLTCNLRPYQKQALYWMSESEKGIDVEKAAETLHPCWEAYRICDERAPSIYVNIFSGEATIQFPTATQMARGGILADAMGLGKTVMTIALILARPGRGNPENEDDMAADVNADKRKRKESHTALTSVKAKGGTLIICPMALLSQWKDELETHSKPDTVSVLVYYGGDRTHDAKAITSHDVVLTTYGVLTSAYKQDMANSIFHRIDWYRIVLDEAHTIKSWKTQAAKATFELSSHCRWCLTGTPLQNKLEDLYSLLCFLHVEPWCNWAWWSKLIQKPYENGDPRGLKLIKAILRPLMLRRTKETRDKEGSLILELPPTDVQVIECEQSEAERDFYTALFKRSKVQFDQFVAQGKVLHNYANILELLLRLRQCCNHPFLVMSRADSQQYADLDCLARRFLDNNPDSVSQNAPSRAYIEEIIQDLRDGNSQECPICLESADDPILTPCAHRMCRECLLSSWRSSSCGLCPICRTVLKRTELISCPTDSIFRVDVVKNWKESSKVSELLKCLAKIQKSGSGEKCIVFSQWTSFLDLLEIPLRRRGFEFLRFDGKLAQKGREKVLKEFNETKQKTILLMSLKAGGVGLNLTAASSVFLMDPWWNPAVEEQAIMRIHRIGQKRTVCVRRFIVKGTVEERMQQVQARKQRMIAGALTDEEVRSARLEELKMLFR; encoded by the exons ATGGAGTGGTCTAATTGGGCTGTGTGCCTTTTGAGATCTGGTAAGGTCAAAATGCTTGGAAGATGTGTAGCGGCACCAGCGATGCTTACAATGATGCAAGAAATTATGTTATATGTCAG TTTTTACATTCACAGCTCGATATTCACTGATGTTAGCAAATCCACTTGGCGGATTGGTTCTTCCCCGAACATCGATTCAACGCTTCATCCTCTTCTCCAGCTTTTCAAACACTTGACAATCAAACCTTATCAAAAG GCGGAGTTTACTCCTGAGGAACTTAACTCTCGTAAACGTTCGCTGAATTTGGAG AATGACTTTGACGAAAGAGCAGCATTGCTGGCCATAgcgaaaagaagaaaaggttgTCCACAGTCTCTGGAGCagaacaaagatgaagaagatgctcCTGAGTCATATATGAATCGGATTGTCGGCGCTGTAGATTCATATAACCTAGAG GAAATGGAAGCTCCAAGTCCACTCACGTGTAACCTGAGACCGTACCAGAAACAAGCCCTCTACTGGATGTCAGAATCTGAAAAAGGAATTGATGTTGAAAAGGCAGCTGAAACTCTACATCCTTGCTGGGAGGCTTATCGAATATGTGACGA GAGGGCACCTTCAATATATGTGAACATCTTCAGTGGTGAAGCAACAATCCAGTTTCCAACAGCAACACAGATGGCAAGAGGCGGA ATATTGGCAGATGCCATGGGACTTGGAAAAACTGTGATGACAATAGCACTAATACTTGCACGGCCTGGCCGAGGTAATCCAGAAAATGAAGACGATATGGCGGCAGATGTTAATGCAGATAAACGCAAGAGGAAGGAAAGCCATACCGCACTAACATCTGTGAAGGCAAAAGGAGGCACTCTTATTATTTGTCCTATGGCATTGTTAAGCCAATGGAAG GACGAGCTTGAGACTCATTCAAAGCCTGACACCGTGTCTGTATTGGTTTACTATGGAGGGGACAGGACACATGACGCGAAAGCAATAACGAGTCATGATGTTGTCTTGACAACTTATGGTGTCTTAACATCGGCTTACAAGCAG GATATGGCGAACAGTATCTTCCACAGGATTGATTGGTAcaggattgttcttgatgaaGCTCATACAATCAAATCTTGGAAAACTCAAGCTGCTAAAGCTACGTTTGAGTTGTCCTCACATTGCAGATGGTGTCTGACTGGGACTCCCTTACAA AACAAACTCGAAGATCTTTACAGTCTTCTATGCTTCCTGCATGTCGAACCATGGTGCAATTGGGCTTG GTGGAGTAAGTTGATTCAGAAGCCGTATGAAAATGGTGATCCACGAGGATTGAAGCTGATCAAGGCGATTCTGAGGCCATTAATGCTGAGAAGAACAAAGGAAACAAGGGACAAAGAAGGAAG TCTAATCCTTGAACTTCCTCCAACCGATGTCCAAGTCATTGAATGTGAACAATCTGAAGCAGAACGGGACTTCTATACTGCCCTTTTCAAAAGATCCAAA GTCCAATTTGACCAGTTTGTTGCACAAGGAAAAGTTCTTCACAACTATGCAAACATTCTCGAACTCCTCCTCCGTCTACGCCAATGTTGTAACCACCCTTTTCTAGTTATGAG CCGAGCAGATTCACAACAGTACGCTGACTTGGATTGTCTAGCAAGGAGGTTTCTTGATAACAACCCTGACTCTGTCTCCCAAAATGCTCCTTCTCGGGCATATATCGAAGAAATAATCCAAGATTTACGTGATGGCAATAGCCAAGAATGTCCAATCTGTTTGGAGTCTGCAGATGATCCCATTCTCACACCTTGTGCACATAGAATGTGCCGGGAATGTCTCCTTTCTAGCTGGCGGTCTTCGTCTTGTGGTCTATGCCCTATCTGCAGGACGGTCCTGAAGAGAACCGAGCTGATCTCATGCCCGACAGATAGTATATTCCGTGTTGATGTGGTAAAGAACTGGAAGGAGTCTTCGAAGGTTTCAGAGCTGCTCAAATGTTTAGCGAAGATCCAGAAATCTGGTTCGGGCGAGAAGTGCATAGTCTTTAGCCAGTGGACTTCATTTTTGGATCTTTTGGAGATTCCATTGCGAAGAAGAGGATTCGAGTTTCTGAGATTCGACGGGAAGCTGGCTCAGAAGGGAAGAGAAAAGGTTTTGAAAGAGTTCAATGAAACCAAACAGAAAACA ATTCTGCTTATGTCTCTGAAAGCTGGAGGAGTTGGTCTGAATCTAACTGCAGCTTCAAGTGTCTTCTTAATG GATCCATGGTGGAATCCAGCGGTGGAAGAGCAAGCGATCATGAGAATTCATCGAATCGGGCAGAAACGAACAGTTTGCGTCAGAAGATTCATTGTCAAG GGTACAGTGGAGGAGCGGATGCAGCAAGTTCAAGCGAGGAAGCAGCGGATGATCGCCGGAGCTTTAACAGATGAAGAAGTCCGGTCGGCAAGACTTGAGGAGCTGAAAATGTTGTTCCGATGA